One genomic segment of Mycolicibacterium psychrotolerans includes these proteins:
- a CDS encoding 1-phosphofructokinase family hexose kinase produces MNRSRIVTLTMNPALDVTADADEVRPTEKVRCRAVRYDAGGGGINVARFAGALGGDVVAVFAAGGSTGERLVDLVYESRTPYTLVPIGGATRESFTVNDRAGDRQYRFVLPGPTLTQAECTLCLDKLREAIPPAVASTCYVVASGSLPPGVPPDFYQRVADLCREVGARLILDTSVDALTHVTSGVYLLKPSVRELRECVGRPLETRAEQLLAAHELIDRGLTEAVVVSLGPEGAIFATAAESRHFPAIPVHAVSGVGAGDAMVAGIAVGLSCGWSIGDAVRYGIAAAAAKLLTPGTSAFAAADVERFVDLAADPTDGCCDTRSLEPISHE; encoded by the coding sequence ATGAACCGCTCGCGGATCGTCACGCTGACGATGAACCCTGCCCTCGACGTCACCGCCGACGCCGACGAGGTGCGGCCGACCGAGAAGGTCCGCTGCCGCGCCGTGCGGTACGACGCCGGCGGCGGCGGGATCAACGTTGCGCGCTTCGCCGGTGCCCTCGGCGGCGATGTCGTGGCTGTCTTCGCCGCGGGCGGGTCGACGGGCGAGCGACTGGTCGACCTCGTCTACGAATCGCGCACGCCGTACACGCTGGTTCCCATCGGCGGCGCGACGCGGGAGAGCTTCACGGTCAACGACCGCGCCGGTGACCGGCAGTACCGCTTCGTGCTGCCCGGCCCCACCCTGACGCAGGCGGAGTGCACGCTGTGCCTGGACAAGCTGCGCGAGGCGATCCCGCCGGCGGTGGCCTCGACGTGCTACGTCGTCGCCAGCGGCAGCCTGCCCCCGGGGGTGCCGCCGGACTTCTACCAGCGCGTCGCCGACCTGTGCCGGGAAGTCGGCGCGCGGCTGATCCTCGACACGTCGGTCGACGCGCTGACCCACGTCACGTCCGGGGTGTACCTGCTCAAGCCCAGCGTGCGCGAACTGCGCGAGTGTGTCGGTCGTCCGCTGGAGACCCGGGCCGAGCAACTCCTGGCAGCGCACGAACTGATCGATCGCGGGCTCACCGAAGCCGTCGTGGTCTCGCTCGGTCCCGAGGGCGCGATTTTCGCCACCGCCGCGGAGAGCCGGCATTTCCCGGCGATCCCGGTGCACGCCGTCAGCGGTGTCGGGGCCGGCGACGCGATGGTGGCGGGCATCGCCGTCGGCCTGAGCTGCGGCTGGTCCATCGGCGATGCGGTGCGCTACGGAATCGCCGCCGCGGCCGCCAAGCTGCTCACGCCCGGAACGTCGGCGTTCGCCGCCGCCGACGTCGAACGGTTCGTCGACCTGGCCGCCGATCCGACAGACGGCTGTTGCGACACAAGATCATTGGAGCCGATCTCGCACGAATAG
- the narH gene encoding nitrate reductase subunit beta, with protein MRVMAQMAMVMNLDKCIGCHTCSVTCKQAWTNRPGTEYVWFNNVETRPGQGYPRTYEDQERWRGGWVRDARGRLRLRGGGRLHKLLHIFSNPELPSIDDYYEPWTYDYDNLTSAPLGEHFPVARPRSLISGKPMKVEWSANWDDDLGGSTEIVPGDPVLAQVSEQVRLELEQTFMFYLPRICEHCLNPSCVASCPSGAMYKRVEDGIVLVDQDRCRGWRMCVSGCPYKKVYFNHKTGKAEKCTLCYPRIEVGLPTVCSETCVGRLRYLGLVLYDMDRVTEAASVPDDRDLYEAQKSILLDPHDPAVITAARAEGISDEWIEAAQRSPIYALIHTYQVALPLHPEFRTVPMVWYIPPLSPVVDAVSRDGHDGEDIGNLFGALEALRIPIEYLAGLFTAGDTTVVEGVLRRLAAMRSYMRDINLGRETRPHIPDSVGMSEEQMYSMYRLLALAKYEERYVIPTAYADVEPGSMEEPGCSLSFDGGPGMYESGPFGEASGQPVPVAVETFHALRHRQTSEGMAANAARPSRVNLLNWDGRGTAEGMFPDPGGAE; from the coding sequence ATGCGCGTCATGGCCCAGATGGCGATGGTGATGAATCTCGACAAGTGCATCGGCTGCCACACCTGCTCGGTCACCTGCAAGCAGGCGTGGACCAACCGCCCTGGTACCGAGTACGTGTGGTTCAACAATGTCGAAACCCGTCCCGGACAGGGGTATCCACGCACCTATGAGGACCAGGAGCGGTGGCGCGGGGGATGGGTCCGCGACGCGCGCGGCCGGCTGCGGCTGCGCGGCGGCGGGCGGCTGCACAAGCTGCTGCACATCTTCTCCAACCCCGAGTTGCCGTCCATCGACGACTACTACGAACCGTGGACCTACGACTACGACAACCTCACGAGTGCGCCGCTGGGCGAGCATTTCCCGGTCGCCCGGCCGCGCAGCCTGATCAGCGGGAAGCCGATGAAGGTGGAGTGGTCGGCGAATTGGGACGACGACCTCGGCGGCTCCACCGAGATCGTGCCCGGCGACCCGGTGCTGGCCCAGGTCAGCGAGCAGGTGCGTCTGGAACTCGAGCAGACGTTCATGTTCTACCTGCCGCGCATCTGCGAGCACTGCCTCAATCCGTCGTGCGTCGCCTCGTGCCCGTCGGGGGCGATGTACAAGCGCGTCGAGGACGGCATCGTGCTGGTCGACCAGGACCGCTGCCGCGGGTGGCGGATGTGTGTGTCGGGCTGCCCCTACAAGAAGGTGTACTTCAACCACAAGACCGGCAAGGCCGAGAAGTGCACGCTGTGCTATCCGCGGATCGAGGTCGGGTTGCCGACGGTGTGCTCGGAGACCTGCGTGGGCCGCCTGCGGTATCTGGGCCTGGTGCTCTACGACATGGACCGGGTCACCGAAGCGGCCTCGGTGCCCGACGATCGAGACCTCTACGAGGCACAGAAATCGATCCTGCTGGATCCCCACGACCCCGCGGTGATCACCGCCGCGCGGGCGGAGGGCATCTCCGACGAGTGGATCGAGGCGGCGCAGCGCTCGCCGATCTATGCCCTGATCCACACCTATCAGGTGGCGCTGCCTTTGCACCCGGAGTTCCGCACCGTGCCGATGGTCTGGTACATCCCGCCGCTGTCCCCGGTGGTCGACGCCGTCAGCCGGGACGGGCACGACGGTGAGGACATCGGGAATCTCTTCGGCGCGCTGGAGGCGCTGCGAATCCCGATCGAGTACCTGGCCGGGTTGTTCACCGCCGGTGATACCACCGTCGTGGAAGGGGTGCTGCGGCGGCTGGCCGCGATGCGCTCGTACATGCGTGACATCAATCTCGGCCGTGAGACCCGGCCACACATTCCTGATTCGGTGGGGATGTCCGAGGAGCAGATGTACAGCATGTACCGGCTGCTGGCGCTCGCGAAATACGAGGAGCGCTATGTCATTCCGACCGCGTATGCCGATGTCGAGCCGGGGTCGATGGAGGAACCCGGCTGCTCGCTGAGCTTTGACGGTGGGCCGGGAATGTACGAGTCGGGCCCCTTCGGGGAAGCCAGCGGTCAGCCGGTACCGGTGGCGGTGGAGACCTTCCACGCGCTGCGGCACCGGCAGACCAGTGAGGGCATGGCCGCCAATGCCGCCCGGCCCTCCCGGGTGAACCTGCTCAACTGGGACGGTCGCGGCACCGCCGAGGGCATGTTCCCCGATCCAGGCGGTGCGGAATGA
- a CDS encoding GAF domain-containing sensor histidine kinase — protein sequence MSNGARSKPDPGARPLRDTLSQLRLRELLMEVQDRVEQIVEGRDRLDGLVEAMLVVTSGLELDETLKTIVHTAIDLVDAKYGALGVRGHDHELVEFIHEGIDEAGRHLIGHLPEGKGVLGVLLDDPKPIRLDNISHHAASVGFPPNHPPMRTFLGVPVRIRDEVFGNLYLTEKAGGQPFSEDDEVLVQALAAAAGIAIDNARLYEQSKIRQSWIEATRDIGTELLAGTDPAAVFRLVADESRKLSGAEATIVAVRADLDEPAGEVDDLAVVATTGTGPAVELLEIPTSGTEIGDVFVNQVPGRFDTLQLADGCIAHGPALVLPIRATDTVAGVLIAVRPPGGLPFSVDDRDMMAAFVDQAALAWQLATTQRRLRELDVLTDRDRIARDLHDHVIQRLFAVGLALQGTIPRARTPEVQQRLSESVDDLQQVIQEIRTAIFDLHGGQSGITRLRQRLDEAIAQFATPRIRTTVQYSGPLSVVDAALADHAEAVVREAVSNAVRHADATSLAISVVADDNLCIDVVDNGRGISGDITGSGLANLRQRAADAGGALSLEAVEGGGTRLRWSVPLR from the coding sequence GTGAGCAACGGGGCCAGGTCGAAACCAGACCCGGGCGCGCGACCGCTGCGCGACACACTGTCGCAGCTGCGCCTGCGTGAGCTGCTGATGGAGGTACAGGACCGCGTCGAGCAGATCGTCGAGGGCCGCGACCGGCTCGACGGTCTGGTCGAGGCGATGCTGGTGGTCACGTCGGGACTCGAGCTCGACGAGACGCTCAAGACGATCGTGCACACGGCGATCGACCTGGTCGACGCCAAATACGGGGCGCTCGGCGTGCGGGGGCACGACCACGAACTCGTGGAGTTCATCCACGAGGGCATCGACGAGGCGGGACGGCATCTGATCGGCCACCTACCCGAGGGCAAGGGCGTGCTGGGGGTGCTGCTCGACGATCCCAAGCCGATCCGGCTCGACAACATCTCCCACCATGCGGCCTCGGTCGGCTTCCCGCCGAACCATCCCCCGATGCGGACCTTCCTCGGCGTGCCGGTTCGGATCCGCGACGAGGTGTTCGGCAACCTGTACCTGACCGAGAAGGCCGGCGGGCAGCCGTTCAGCGAGGACGACGAGGTGCTGGTGCAGGCCCTCGCCGCTGCGGCCGGCATCGCGATCGACAACGCCCGGCTCTACGAGCAGTCCAAGATCCGGCAGTCCTGGATCGAGGCCACCCGCGACATCGGAACCGAGTTGCTGGCCGGCACCGATCCGGCGGCTGTCTTCCGGCTGGTCGCCGACGAGTCGCGCAAGCTCAGCGGCGCCGAGGCGACGATCGTCGCCGTTCGCGCCGATCTCGACGAACCCGCGGGGGAGGTGGACGACCTCGCCGTCGTCGCCACCACCGGTACCGGACCGGCGGTGGAACTGCTCGAGATCCCGACCTCGGGCACGGAGATCGGCGACGTGTTCGTCAACCAGGTCCCTGGCCGGTTCGACACGCTGCAGTTGGCTGACGGGTGCATCGCGCACGGCCCCGCGCTGGTGCTGCCGATCCGCGCCACCGACACCGTCGCCGGGGTCCTCATCGCCGTGCGCCCGCCGGGTGGACTTCCGTTCAGCGTCGACGACCGGGACATGATGGCCGCGTTCGTCGACCAGGCGGCGCTGGCCTGGCAATTGGCGACCACGCAGCGCAGGCTGCGCGAGCTCGACGTGCTCACCGACCGCGACCGCATCGCCCGCGACCTGCACGACCACGTCATTCAGCGGCTGTTCGCGGTCGGATTGGCCCTACAGGGCACGATTCCGAGGGCGCGCACCCCCGAGGTCCAGCAACGGCTCTCCGAGTCCGTCGACGATCTGCAGCAGGTGATCCAGGAGATCCGCACCGCGATCTTCGACCTGCACGGCGGTCAGTCCGGCATCACCCGGCTGCGGCAGCGGCTCGACGAGGCGATCGCGCAGTTCGCGACACCGAGGATCCGCACCACGGTGCAGTACTCGGGCCCCCTGTCGGTCGTCGACGCCGCACTCGCCGACCACGCGGAGGCCGTGGTCCGGGAGGCTGTGAGCAATGCCGTCCGCCACGCCGACGCGACGTCGCTGGCGATCAGCGTGGTTGCCGACGACAACCTGTGCATCGACGTCGTGGACAACGGGCGCGGGATCAGCGGTGACATCACCGGTTCAGGTCTGGCCAATCTGCGTCAGCGTGCCGCCGACGCGGGGGGTGCGCTGAGCCTCGAAGCGGTCGAAGGGGGCGGCACCCGCCTGCGGTGGTCCGTGCCGCTGCGCTGA
- a CDS encoding nitrate reductase subunit alpha, with translation MTNPPRTGGKIEELLERSGRFFTPGEFSADLRTVTRRGGREGDVFYRDRWSHDKVVRSTHGVNCTGSCSWKVYVKDGIITWETQETDYPSVGPDRPEYEPRGCPRGAAFSWYTYSPTRVRYPYARGLLVQMYREAKARLGDPVLAWADIQADPERRRRYQQARGKGGLVRVTWSEASEMIAAAHVHTIKTYGPDRIAGFSPIPAMSMVSHAAGSRFVELLGGAMTSFYDWYADLPVASPQVFGDQTDVPESGDWWDASYLMMWGSNVPVTRTPDAHWMAEVRYRGTKVVTVSPDYADNTKFADEWMPCAAGTDGALAMAMGHVILREFFVAQRVPFFVDYVRTYTDLPFLVTLEERDGELVPAKMLTAADLGHDVENARFKPVLVDGATDRVAVPNGSLGFRYGDEGVGKWNLDLGEIVPALTVAPPRGDAGETALITLPRFDTVDGSGATVRRGVPVRRVGGHRVCSVFDLMLAQYGVHRPGLPGDWPTGYDDATEPYTPAWQEPITGVSAAQAIRVAREFARNAEESGGRSMIIMGAGICQWFHGDATYRAVLAMLLLTGSMGRNGGGWAHYVGQEKCRPVTGWATMAMATDWSRPPRQMPGTSYWYVHTDQWRYDGYRADALASPTARGRFTGKHTMDVLAASAAMGWMPFYPQFDRSSLDVAEEARAAGREIGEYVCEQLASGVLKLAVTDPDDPANWPRVLDVWRANLLGSSSKGNEYFLRHLLGTTSNLSATPTPEHLRPAGVRWADDIPEGKLDLLMSIDFRMTSTTLLSDVVLPAATWYEKADLSSTDMHPFVHAFSPAIDPPWETRSDYEAFGAIARAFSALAATHLGTRTDVVLGALQHDTPGAMAYPAGRQHDWRETGEVPVPGRTIGPVAVVERDYTAIADKWSTLGPLVERLGVTTKGVTTWPVQEVAELAQKFGVLNSGAAAGRPAITTAERMADVVLALSGTSNGRLAVEGFRELERRTGRPLAHLAEGSEEKRITYADTQARPVPVITSPEWSGSETGGRRYAPFTVNIEALKPFHTLTGRMHFYLDHDWLEEVGEQLPVYRPPLDIHRLFGEPELGSRGIGLTVRYLTPHSKWSIHSEYQDNLFMLSLSRGGPTMWMSPADAAKIAVRDNDWVEAVNRNGVLVCRAIVSHRMPDGVVYVYHAQERTIDVPLTETTGTRGGIHNSLTRLLVKPSHLAGGYAQTSFAFNYLGPTGNQRDEVTVVRRRSQEVVY, from the coding sequence GTGACGAATCCGCCGCGTACCGGAGGGAAGATCGAAGAGCTGCTCGAGCGCAGCGGCCGCTTCTTCACTCCCGGCGAGTTCTCGGCGGACCTTCGCACGGTCACCCGCCGCGGCGGCCGCGAGGGCGACGTCTTCTACCGCGACCGGTGGAGTCACGACAAGGTCGTGCGCTCCACGCACGGCGTCAATTGCACCGGCTCGTGCTCGTGGAAGGTCTACGTCAAGGACGGCATCATCACCTGGGAGACCCAGGAAACCGACTATCCCTCGGTGGGGCCGGACCGCCCCGAATACGAACCGCGTGGGTGCCCACGCGGTGCCGCGTTCTCCTGGTACACCTATTCGCCGACGCGGGTGCGTTATCCGTACGCCCGGGGCCTGCTGGTCCAGATGTATCGCGAGGCGAAGGCCCGGCTGGGTGACCCGGTGCTGGCGTGGGCCGACATCCAGGCCGACCCCGAGCGGCGCAGACGCTATCAGCAGGCGCGCGGCAAAGGCGGCCTGGTCCGGGTGACGTGGAGCGAGGCGTCCGAGATGATCGCGGCCGCGCACGTCCATACGATCAAGACGTACGGGCCCGACCGCATCGCGGGCTTCTCGCCGATCCCGGCCATGTCGATGGTCAGCCATGCCGCCGGCTCGCGGTTCGTCGAATTGCTGGGCGGGGCGATGACATCGTTCTACGACTGGTATGCCGACCTGCCGGTGGCCTCCCCGCAGGTGTTCGGCGACCAGACCGATGTGCCGGAGTCCGGGGACTGGTGGGACGCGTCCTATCTGATGATGTGGGGCTCCAACGTGCCGGTCACCCGCACCCCCGACGCACACTGGATGGCCGAGGTCCGCTACCGCGGCACCAAGGTGGTCACCGTCAGCCCGGATTACGCCGACAACACCAAGTTCGCCGACGAGTGGATGCCGTGTGCAGCCGGCACCGACGGCGCCCTGGCGATGGCCATGGGCCATGTCATTCTCCGCGAATTCTTCGTCGCACAACGGGTTCCGTTTTTCGTCGACTATGTGCGCACGTATACCGACCTGCCGTTCCTGGTGACGCTGGAGGAGCGTGACGGCGAGCTGGTGCCCGCCAAGATGCTGACCGCTGCCGACCTCGGCCACGACGTGGAGAACGCGCGCTTCAAACCGGTGCTGGTGGACGGTGCGACGGATCGCGTTGCGGTGCCGAACGGTTCGCTCGGGTTCCGCTACGGCGACGAGGGCGTGGGCAAGTGGAACCTCGACCTGGGCGAGATCGTCCCCGCTTTGACTGTCGCGCCGCCGCGCGGTGATGCCGGGGAGACCGCGCTGATCACGCTGCCGCGCTTCGATACCGTTGACGGGTCCGGGGCGACGGTGCGCCGCGGGGTGCCGGTGCGCCGGGTCGGCGGCCACCGGGTGTGCTCGGTGTTCGACCTCATGCTGGCGCAGTACGGGGTGCACCGGCCCGGGCTCCCCGGCGACTGGCCGACCGGTTACGACGACGCGACTGAGCCCTACACGCCCGCCTGGCAGGAACCGATCACCGGGGTGTCGGCCGCTCAGGCCATCCGTGTGGCACGCGAATTCGCCCGCAACGCCGAGGAATCCGGCGGTCGCTCGATGATCATCATGGGTGCCGGGATCTGCCAGTGGTTCCACGGTGACGCCACCTACCGCGCGGTGCTGGCGATGCTGCTGCTGACCGGATCGATGGGCCGCAACGGCGGTGGGTGGGCGCACTACGTCGGGCAGGAGAAGTGCCGACCGGTCACCGGTTGGGCGACCATGGCGATGGCCACCGACTGGTCCCGGCCGCCGCGGCAGATGCCGGGCACGTCGTACTGGTACGTGCACACCGATCAGTGGCGCTACGACGGCTATCGCGCCGACGCGCTGGCCAGTCCGACTGCACGTGGCCGGTTCACCGGCAAGCACACCATGGATGTGCTGGCCGCCTCCGCGGCGATGGGCTGGATGCCGTTCTACCCGCAGTTCGATCGCAGCAGCCTCGACGTCGCCGAGGAGGCACGCGCGGCGGGACGTGAAATCGGCGAATATGTTTGCGAGCAATTGGCCTCCGGTGTATTGAAACTCGCGGTCACCGATCCCGACGATCCGGCGAACTGGCCGCGGGTGCTCGACGTGTGGCGGGCCAACCTCCTCGGTTCGTCGAGCAAGGGCAACGAGTACTTTCTGCGGCATCTGCTGGGCACCACGTCGAACCTGTCGGCCACCCCGACCCCCGAGCACCTGCGTCCGGCCGGCGTCCGGTGGGCCGACGACATCCCCGAGGGCAAGCTCGACCTGTTGATGTCGATCGACTTCCGGATGACGTCGACGACCCTGCTCTCCGATGTCGTGCTTCCGGCGGCCACCTGGTACGAGAAGGCCGACCTGTCCTCGACCGACATGCATCCGTTCGTGCACGCCTTCAGCCCAGCGATCGACCCGCCGTGGGAAACGCGTTCGGATTACGAGGCGTTCGGTGCGATCGCCAGGGCTTTCTCCGCACTGGCTGCGACACACCTGGGCACCCGCACCGACGTGGTGCTGGGGGCGTTGCAGCACGACACCCCCGGTGCGATGGCCTATCCCGCCGGCAGGCAACACGACTGGCGGGAGACCGGAGAGGTTCCGGTGCCCGGGCGGACCATCGGCCCCGTCGCTGTGGTCGAGCGCGACTACACGGCGATCGCCGACAAGTGGTCGACGCTGGGACCCCTGGTCGAGAGACTGGGTGTCACCACCAAGGGCGTCACCACCTGGCCGGTACAGGAAGTCGCCGAACTCGCGCAGAAATTCGGTGTGCTGAATTCCGGCGCCGCCGCGGGCCGGCCGGCGATCACCACCGCCGAACGGATGGCCGATGTCGTTCTCGCACTGTCGGGAACATCGAACGGCCGACTGGCCGTCGAGGGCTTCCGCGAGCTGGAGCGCCGCACCGGCCGACCACTTGCTCACCTGGCCGAGGGGAGCGAGGAGAAGCGCATCACCTACGCCGACACGCAGGCGCGGCCGGTGCCCGTCATCACCAGCCCCGAGTGGTCGGGCAGCGAGACCGGCGGCCGCCGCTACGCCCCGTTCACCGTGAACATCGAAGCGCTCAAGCCTTTTCACACGCTGACCGGCCGCATGCACTTCTATCTCGACCACGATTGGCTCGAAGAAGTCGGTGAGCAACTGCCGGTCTACCGCCCGCCGCTGGACATCCATCGGCTGTTCGGCGAACCCGAGTTGGGCAGCCGTGGCATCGGGCTGACGGTGCGCTACCTGACCCCGCACTCGAAATGGTCGATCCACTCCGAGTACCAGGACAACCTGTTCATGCTGTCGCTGTCGCGCGGAGGGCCGACGATGTGGATGAGCCCGGCCGATGCCGCCAAAATCGCTGTGCGCGACAACGACTGGGTCGAGGCGGTCAACCGCAACGGCGTGCTGGTGTGTCGGGCGATCGTCAGCCACCGCATGCCCGACGGGGTGGTCTACGTCTACCACGCGCAGGAGCGCACGATCGACGTGCCGCTGACCGAGACCACCGGCACCCGGGGCGGCATCCACAACTCGCTGACCCGGCTGCTGGTCAAGCCGAGCCACCTGGCCGGCGGCTACGCCCAGACCTCGTTCGCGTTCAACTATCTCGGGCCGACGGGAAACCAGCGCGACGAGGTCACCGTCGTACGGCGACGCTCCCAGGAGGTGGTCTACTGA
- a CDS encoding nitrate/nitrite transporter, whose product MDTATTPDTGARRGLNLALATWVSAINFWAWNMIGPLSTTYAGDLSLSSTQASMLVATPILVGALGRIVVGSLTDRFGGRAMFIAVSVVSIVPVLAVGFAGSIGSYPLLLIFGFFLGIAGTIFAVGIPFANHWYEPARRGFATGVFGMGMVGTALSAFFTPRFVRWFGLFPTHLIIAAALGVTAMLCLIVMRDSPQFTANTDPVVPKLKTAAKLTVTWEMAFLYAVVFGGFVAFANYLPTYIKTIYHFSAVDAGARTAGFALAAVLARPVGGALADRIPPKYVVLASFAGTAAMAFVAIFQPPPDLWSAATFIALALFLGIGTGGVFAWVALRAPAQSVGSVTGIVAAAGGLGGYFPPLVMGATYDSVESDYTIGLSLLVATALLAFAFTALRLHAHEPERREATA is encoded by the coding sequence GTGGACACGGCGACGACGCCGGACACCGGAGCGCGGCGGGGGCTGAATCTGGCGCTGGCCACGTGGGTTTCCGCGATCAATTTCTGGGCCTGGAACATGATAGGGCCCCTGTCGACCACCTATGCCGGTGACCTGTCGCTGAGCAGCACGCAGGCGTCCATGCTGGTCGCCACACCGATTCTGGTTGGTGCGCTGGGGCGCATCGTGGTCGGGTCGCTCACCGACCGATTCGGCGGCCGCGCGATGTTCATCGCCGTGTCCGTGGTCTCCATCGTCCCCGTGCTCGCGGTGGGCTTCGCGGGATCGATCGGGTCCTACCCGTTGCTGCTGATCTTCGGCTTCTTCCTCGGCATCGCCGGCACGATCTTCGCCGTCGGTATCCCGTTCGCCAACCACTGGTACGAGCCCGCGCGACGGGGCTTCGCGACGGGCGTGTTCGGCATGGGAATGGTGGGCACGGCGCTGTCGGCGTTCTTCACGCCGCGTTTCGTCCGGTGGTTCGGGCTGTTCCCCACCCACCTGATCATCGCGGCCGCACTGGGTGTGACGGCCATGCTGTGCCTGATCGTGATGCGCGACTCCCCGCAGTTCACCGCCAACACCGACCCGGTGGTCCCGAAGCTGAAGACGGCCGCCAAGCTCACCGTGACGTGGGAGATGGCGTTCCTCTACGCCGTCGTCTTCGGCGGCTTCGTGGCATTCGCCAACTACCTGCCCACCTACATCAAGACCATCTATCACTTCTCCGCCGTCGACGCCGGCGCCCGCACCGCCGGCTTCGCGCTCGCCGCGGTGCTGGCCCGACCCGTCGGTGGGGCACTGGCCGATCGGATACCTCCCAAATACGTTGTGCTGGCCTCCTTCGCCGGAACGGCGGCGATGGCGTTCGTCGCGATCTTCCAGCCGCCGCCCGACCTCTGGTCGGCGGCCACGTTCATCGCGCTGGCGCTTTTCCTCGGTATCGGCACCGGCGGCGTCTTCGCCTGGGTGGCACTGCGCGCGCCCGCGCAGTCGGTCGGATCCGTGACCGGCATCGTCGCCGCCGCGGGCGGCCTCGGCGGCTACTTTCCACCGCTGGTCATGGGCGCCACCTACGACAGTGTGGAATCCGACTACACGATCGGCCTGTCGCTTCTCGTAGCGACCGCCCTCCTGGCCTTCGCATTCACAGCGCTGCGCCTGCACGCACACGAACCCGAACGCAGGGAGGCCACCGCGTGA